The following proteins are encoded in a genomic region of Ornithodoros turicata isolate Travis chromosome 6, ASM3712646v1, whole genome shotgun sequence:
- the LOC135398237 gene encoding progestin and adipoQ receptor family member 3-like, translating into MTLEHERLHSDDDGPQGDAKPAYIPHRPFIHSGYRSCRTVKECFRSIIQWNNETLNIWTHLLGAVVFVGVLAYDTTVRFKQYNIADITDRLLIVSVLCVYMATMLVSVAYHTFNCLSRSVYDVLLWYDFAAVGASIGVTVASGLYLAFSGHPYLQALYLSIEGIIFIAAMPKLTTDPSRHLCAMIVFTVIPTMHWFYLSTPSSHVLFPRIIALFMFSGTTYVIFEKKIPESSWPGTFDHVGSSHQIWHVMVVVLTMCWHETSLEFVKCNMKLTDE; encoded by the coding sequence ATGACGTTGGAACACGAGAGACTTCACAGTGACGACGACGGACCACAGGGAGACGCCAAGCCAGCTTACATCCCGCACAGGCCTTTCATCCATTCTGGCTACCGTTCCTGCCGCACCGTCAAAGAATGCTTCCGAAGCATCATCCAATGGAACAACGAGACCCTCAACATCTGGACCCATCTCCTTGGTGCTGTCGTCTTCGTCGGTGTCCTAGCCTACGACACTACGGTGCGCTTCAAACAATACAACATTGCTGATATAACGGACAGGCTACTTATCGTTAGCGTGCTTTGCGTTTACATGGCTACGATGCTAGTATCAGTTGCCTACCATACGTTCAACTGTCTTTCGCGCTCTGTGTACGATGTGTTGCTCTGGTACGACTTCGCCGCTGTCGGCGCTAGCATCGGTGTTACAGTTGCGTCGGGGTTGTACTTGGCGTTTTCCGGTCATCCGTACCTGCAAGCTTTGTACCTTTCGATAGAAGGAATTATTTTTATCGCAGCTATGCCCAAACTAACGACGGATCCTTCCAGACATCTATGCGCTATGATTGTCTTCACTGTGATACCGACCATGCATTGGTTCTACCTCTCGACACCCAGTAGTCACGTGCTGTTTCCGAGGATTATAGCGCTGTTTATGTTTTCGGGAACTACGTACGTGATATTTGAGAAAAAAATTCCGGAAAGCTCGTGGCCAGGGACCTTTGATCACGTGGGTTCCAGTCACCAGATATGGCACGTCATGGTCGTGGTGCTGACCATGTGTTGGCATGAGACTTCCTTGGAGTTTGTAAAGTGCAATATGAAACTTACAGATGAATAA
- the LOC135398239 gene encoding prolyl 4-hydroxylase subunit alpha-1-like yields MGHRPVWLVATVPSGERRSRRCGHQHLSSPTLLPNRRSISEIDPSMPKNIKQFVPFIVFVYQAAAELFTAINDLKPLLSTDYLVTANVRNYIDAETARIERLESTLAKLKLLQSMEDTNAIAEFMVASCLAWTWDRTIGLTAQEAELNANSAFMNGGAVMPTDEDLDGAAVGLCRLSKTYLLTVEDLAELRSDGVKEPSASDLIEVAQRCSVGNEFENAILWYQEALEVYDVQEDLQDVYISREDIVEDLARAMYKMGDVKGALSVVNEQLKITPANKDLLDFWFRFKYETELGKAKGQHGQCIRQQEPYSFHKLCLQSGGKGTPKLHCKTTTNGGHPLLLLEPLKLEVVSEEPRILVFYDFISSKECRTLRSLARTHLVRATVFPVRQQPMGAKSNARIGKVSWLLDSVNPVVARTSQRISAATGLSLLSAELLQIVNYGVGGHYSPHTDFQKKHEPLREMTVRNGDRLATWLMYISDVTAGGATVFKWARVAVKPEEGKAVFWYNLRPDPDSVTSLGQWRELRSGDMRTEHGACPVLRGSKWIATKWFHERCQGKVPYDRPR; encoded by the exons ATGGGgcatcgccctgtgtggctagtGGCCACTGTCCCTAGTGGTGAAAGAAGAAGTAGAAGGTGTGGACACCAGCACCTGTCATCGCCGACGTTGCTGCCTAATCGAAGATCAATATCAGAAATAGACCCCAGCATGCCAAAGAACATTAAACAGTTCGTGCCGTTCATTGTCTTCGTCTACCAAGCTGCAGCAGAGCTCTTCACCGCCATAAACGACCTCAAACCTCTACTGTCTACCGACTACTTAGTCACAGCAAACGTACGCAACTATATCGACGCGGAGACTGCACGAATAGAACGCCTGGAGTCGACCTTAGCCAAGCTGAAGCTTTTGCAGTCAATGGAGGACACAAACGCCATCGCAGAGTTTATGGTCGCTAGCTGCCTCGCCTGGACCTGGGATCGAACCATTGGCTTAACCGCGCAAGAAGCAGAGCTTAACGCAAATAGTGCATTTATGAACGGCGGTGCAGTAATGCCCACTGACGAGGACCTGGACGGTGCTGCGGTAGGACTTTGCCGATTAAGCAAGACTTACCTTCTTACTGTTGAAGACCTTGCGGAGCTGCGATCAGATGGCGTGAAAGAACCATCAGCCAGCGATCTCATTGAAGTAGCCCAACGCTGCTCAGTCGGTAACGAATTCGAGAACGCTATCCTGTGGTACCAGGAAGCACTCGAAGTCTACGACGTGCAAGAAGACCTCCAGGACGTTTACATAAGCCGCGAGGATATAGTGGAAGATCTAGCTCGTGCGATGTACAAAATGGGTGACGTCAAAGGTGCACTCAGCGTTGTTAATGAGCAGTTGAAGATTACACCAGCCAACAAAGACTTGCTTGacttttggtttcggtttaagTATGAAACGGAACTCGGGAAAGCGAAAGGTCAACACGGGCAGTGTATAAGACAGCAAGAGCCTTATTCGTTCCATAAGTTATGTCTTCAGTCTGGTGGCAAGGGTACGCCCAAATTGCACTGCAAGACCACGACGAATGGTGGGCATCCCCTGCTCCTGCTTGAGCCTCTTAAGCTGGAAGTAGTCAGCGAAGAACCACGGATTCTCGTATTTTACGACTTCATATCCTCGAAGGAATGCCGGACGCTCCGCAGTTTGGCGAGGACACACTTAGTGCGAGCGACCGTCTTCCCCGTGCGACAACAGCCGATGGGGGCAAAGTCAAACGCACGCATTGGAAAG GTTTCCTGGCTTCTGGACAGCGTGAACCCAGTCGTCGCACGTACTTCTCAGCGGATCTCAGCTGCCACAGGTCTGTCTCTCCTCTCGGCCGAGCTCCTCCAAATCGTCAACTACGGAGTGGGAGGTCACTATTCCCCTCACACGGACTTCCAGAAAAAACACGAACCATTACGAGAGATGACCGTGAGGAACGGAGATCGTCTGGCAACCTGGCTCATGTACATCTCTGACGTCACCGCTGGGGGCGCTACGGTATTTAAATGGGCACGGGTCGCTGTCAAGCCGGAAGAAGGCAAGGCGGTGTTCTGGTACAATCTGCGTCCCGACCCGGACTCTGTGACGTCACTCGGACAATGGAGGGAACTGCGTAGTGGCGACATGCGAACAGAGCATGGAGCTTGTCCAGTTCTTCGAGGATCCAAGTGGATTGCTACCAAGTGGTTTCACGAACGCTGCCAAGGAAAAGTACCTTATGATCGCCCAAGGTAG
- the LOC135398240 gene encoding progestin and adipoQ receptor family member 3-like codes for MALDHQPLRGDDDGPQGDAKPAYIPHRPFIHSGYRSCRTVKDCFRSTLQWNNETLNIWTHLLGAVVFAVVLAYDVTVRFEQYNIADITDRLLIVSVLCVYMTTMLLSVTYHIFNCLSRSVYDVLLWYDFVGVGASIGVTVASGLFEAFYGHPYLRVFYLSIEGIIFIGAIPKLATDPSRHLFAMVVFTLIPTMHWFCLSTASGRVLFPRTVGVFVFLGVSYVIFEKNIPERFWPGTVDSLGASHQIWHVMVVVLTTWWHEILLEFVKCNLEITAV; via the coding sequence ATGGCGTTGGATCACCAGCCACTTCGTGGTGACGACGACGGACCACAGGGGGACGCCAAGCCAGCTTACATCCCGCATAGGCCTTTCATCCATTCTGGCTACCGTTCCTGCCGCACCGTCAAAGACTGCTTCCGGAGCACCCTCCAATGGAACAACGAGACCCTCAACATCTGGACCCATCTCCTTGGTGCTGTGGTCTTCGCCGTTGTCTTGGCGTACGACGTTACGGTGCGCTTCGAACAATACAACATTGCTGATATAACGGATAGGCTACTTATCGTTAGCGTGCTTTGCGTTTACATGACTACGATGCTACTATCAGTCACCTACCATATCTTCAACTGTCTCTCGCGTTCTGTCTACGATGTGTTGCTCTGGTACGATTTCGTCGGCGTTGGTGCTAGCATCGGTGTTACCGTAGCGTCGGGACTGTTCGAAGCGTTTTACGGTCACCCGTACTTACGAGTTTTTTATCTCTCGATAGAAGGAATCATTTTTATTGGCGCTATACCAAAGCTAGCGACTGACCCTTCCAGACATTTATTTGCTATGGTTGTTTTTACTCTGATACCGACCATGCATTGGTTCTGCCTCTCCACGGCAAGCGGTCGCGTGCTGTTTCCGAGAACTGTCGGGGTGTTTGTGTTTTTGGGTGTTTCTTACGTGATATTTGAGAAAAACATTCCGGAACGCTTTTGGCCAGGGACCGTTGATAGCCTGGGTGCCAGTCACCAGATCTGGCACGTCATGGTTGTGGTGCTGACTACGTGGTGGCACGAAATTTTGCTGGAGTTCGTGAAGTGCAACTTGGAAATAACTGCAGTATAA
- the LOC135397460 gene encoding uncharacterized protein LOC135397460 encodes MAVQIPGLFISIMVYLVLCVSHTHSELFTAIAHLEALLPTERAIARAVRGYYDSEIKRMKNLESYLDGLVLLQSQNITYESHPIWLFLAASRMTWSWTDTYTTTLMESSVNADDATVGGNLPTAAQEDLTGAAVGLCRLAEAYKLTTEEMVRMKSSSVNEPSASDLKQIADRCFDADDFKGAASWLEEAMKRLETETYPSASREEMAEALAYTKYLLGDLKAALRVIEEQLHRTPLNDDLLEKQAIYLERLKNGDSERQEPPATDAKRFQELCLDDINGPSSPPTLTCKLTTNGGQPLLLLEPLKMEIVNKEPNIFVFHNFLTKQECKELRGLSSPLLQRALVDSGRGQQRSGSRVAKLAWFDDCEHTVVTRTVRRITAATGLMLHTAELLQIVHYGVGGHYATHLDHEEEFNSTRPRRLATWLTYLSDVTSGGATVFTVPRVPVRPEEGKAVFWFNLQPDPDKDAIIGPWGEMRKSDRRMYHAACPVLQGSKWTATRWFHEDGQGKILYGGPRYLQSPVDDPSRSSIVGIARLESINKPSAFTLVSCVVRFMVRTQANESRLTIKKSVTTSSNASRFFVDVTPNNYGNGIIGGEQRHQCVRTTMGTTFDMAKAFVRSCVVGLLFFFAHKSTADVFTATVHLQPLLMTDNFMTIIIRRYLDAEDTRIALMESYHAELTLLESLNHTDALTEFMIISRLSWTWLRGTDITTQAAQVNAEGTFIDATVPTATEEDLEGAAAGLCRLVTAYELSVKQMIHLRTPGVERPSVSDLITVGKRCYAASDFKTAALWFQEAIEDYDNSEDVMVVDINREEIAKDLSLLLFVAGEARKALQVVNEQLSLTPNDEELLQMRNIYQNELTNSKASSRSEDANASFYKLCLRDREQFSSELYCKVTTNGGHAWLLLQPLRMEVVSVQPRIVVLHDFLTSKECRLLRYLATPVLSRAYVYQGIDSVHYSGRIGKVTWFQGWEDPAIQRILRRAEAVTGLSDQASVPIQIANYGVGGHYVPHHDSRPRVDARDDTQYLDGSRLATLLMYISDVTAGGATAFTWPRLTVKPKEGKAVFWYNLLPDPRHVTEVGRWGEVRTGDTRTEHGSCPVLQGSKWIATKWFRERGQGHVHYDRPI; translated from the exons atggcAGTACAAATTCCAGGTCTCTTTATCTCGATCATGGTCTACCTAGTGCTCTGCGTTAGCCACACCCATTCTGAGCTCTTTACGGCAATCGCTCATCTCGAAGCCCTCCTCCCAACTGAACGTGCCATAGCCAGAGCTGTCCGTGGCTACTACGACAGCGAAATCAAACGCATGAAAAACCTCGAATCTTACCTTGATGGCCTAGTCCTACTTCAAAGCCAAAACATCACGTACGAAAGTCATCCGATTTGGTTATTCTTGGCCGCCAGTCGTATGACCTGGTCCTGGACGGACACCTACACCACGACGCTCATGGAATCCAGCGTGAATGCGGACGATGCGACTGTCGGCGGAAATTTGCCGACAGCGGCTCAAGAAGACCTCACCGGTGCGGCCGTGGGGTTATGTCGACTTGCAGAGGCTTATAAGCTCACAACTGAAGAAATGGTACGAATGAAGTCTTCAAGTGTGAATGAACCTTCTGCTAGTGACTTGAAGCAGATCGCAGATAGATGTTTTGACGCAGACGACTTCAAGGGCGCAGCGTCCTGGCTTGAAGAGGCGATGAAAAGGCTTGAGACAGAAACTTATCCGTCTGCAAGCCGCGAAGAAATGGCGGAGGCTCTTGCGTATACGAAATACCTACTGGGTGATCTCAAAGCTGCCTTGCGTGTTATCGAAGAACAGCTACACAGGACTCCATTGAACGATGATCTGCTCGAAAAACAGGCTATCTACCTCGAGAGGCTCAAGAACGGAGATTCTGAGAGGCAGGAGCCACCAGCTACTGATGCAAAAAGATTCCAAGAGCTCTGTCTGGATGACATAAACGGGCCTTCGTCTCCTCCAACTTTGACGTGTAAGCTTACCACGAACGGTGGACAACCATTGCTGTTGCTGGAGCCGCTCAAGATGGAAATAGTGAATAAAGAGCCAAATATTTTCGTGTTTCACAATTTCCTCACCAAGCAGGAATGCAAGGAGCTTCGAGGCCTATCATCACCTTTACTACAAAGAGCACTAGTGGATTCTGGACGCGGACAACAAAGATCTGGCTCGCGCGTCGCTAAG TTGGCATGGTTTGATGACTGCGAACACACTGTAGTCACACGAACAGTCCGCAGGATCACCGCCGCTACAGGTCTCATGCTGCATACGGCTGAACTCTTGCAGATCGTGCACTACGGTGTCGGAGGTCACTATGCCACCCACCTCGACCATGAGGAGGAATTCAACTCGACAAGGCCTAGGCGCTTGGCAACTTGGCTTACTTACCTCAGTGACGTCACCTCAGGTGGCGCTACGGTGTTCACAGTCCCGCGCGTCCCCGTACGGCCTGAGGAAGGCAAAGCGGTCTTCTGGTTTAACCTGCAGCCAGACCCGGATAAGGATGCCATTATTGGTCCATGGGGCGAAATGCGAAAAAGCGATCGTAGAATGTACCACGCTGCTTGTCCAGTGCTTCAAGGATCGAAGTGGACTGCGACCAGGTGGTTCCATGAAGACGGGCAGGGAAAGATACTCTATGGGGGTCCACGATA TCTGCAGAGTCCTGTGGATGATCCGTCGAGGTCTTCAATTGTTGGCATTGCAAGACTGGAGTCTATCAATAAGCCTTCCGCGTTCACTTTAGTTTCTTGCGTCGTCAGGTTTATGGTTCGAACCCAAGCCAACGAGAGTCGGCTGACGATCAAAAAGTCTGTCACGACG TCGAGCAATGCGAGCAGATTCTTCGTTGATGTAACGCCGAACAACTATGGCAATGGCATTATCGGTGGCGAGCAGCGGCACCAG TGCGTTCGCACCACTATGGGCACCACATTCGATATGGCGAAGGCTTTTGTCAGATCCTGCGTAGTAGGTCTCTTATTTTTCTTCGCGCACAAATCGACAGCCGATGTATTTACAGCCACCGTtcaccttcaacctcttcttatGACCGATAATTTTATGACGATCATTATTCGACGTTATCTCGATGCTGAAGATACCCGAATCGCTCTTATGGAATCATACCACGCTGAACTAACCTTACTAGAATCCCTCAACCATACCGACGCCTTGACGGAGTTTATGATCATCAGCAGACTCTCTTGGACTTGGCTTCGAGGCACGGACATCACCACACAAGCAGCTCAGGTCAACGCAGAGGGCACCTTCATCGACGCCACTGTTCCAACGGCAACCGAGGAAGATCTTGAAGGAGCAGCCGCAGGACTCTGCCGCTTGGTAACAGCGTACGAGTTGTCTGTTAAGCAAATGATTCACCTAAGGACGCCTGGCGTTGAAAGACCGTCAGTCTCCGATCTCATAACGGTTGGAAAACGCTGTTATGCCGCCAGTGATTTCAAGACTGCTGCCTTATGGTTTCAAGAAGCCATTGAAGACTACGACAATAGCGAGGACGTCATGGTCGTTGACATCAATCGGGAAGAGATAGCTAAAGATCTGTCTCTGCTTTTATTCGTTGCAGGCGAGGCGCGGAAGGCGTTACAAGTCGTTAATGAGCAACTAAGCCTAACACCAAATGACGAAGAATTACTGCAAATGCGAAACATATACCAGAATGAACTGACGAACAGTAAGGCCAGCAGTAGAAGTGAGGATGCGAACGCCTCGTTTTATAAGTTATGCCTTCGGGATCGCGAACAATTTTCTTCCGAGTTGTATTGCAAAGTCACAACGAATGGTGGCCACGCTTGGTTGCTTCTCCAACCTCTCAGGATGGAAGTTGTGAGCGTCCAGCCCAGGATTGTCGTCCTCCACGATTTTCTGACCTCCAAAGAATGCCGATTGCTACGATACTTAGCGACACCGGTGTTATCCCGAGCGTATGTGTATCAAGGTATAGACTCTGTTCACTACAGCGGCCGTATTGGAAAG GTAACTTGGTTCCAAGGCTGGGAGGACCCTGCCATCCAACGCATTCTTCGCCGAGCCGAAGCGGTCACAGGGTTGTCGGATCAAGCAAGCGTTCCTATACAAATAGCCAACTACGGGGTCGGCGGACATTACGTACCCCACCACGACTCTAGACCAAGAGTTGATGCGCGAGACGATACGCAGTACCTGGACGGGAGTCGCCTAGCAACTTTGCTCATGTACATCTCTGACGTCACTGCCGGTGGTGCGACCGCATTCACTTGGCCCCGTCTAACAGTGAAGCCGAAGGAAGGCAAGGCGGTCTTCTGGTACAACCTACTTCCGGATCCCAGACATGTGACGGAAGTCGGAAGGTGGGGCGAGGTTCGTACCGGAGATACGAGGACGGAGCACGGGTCCTGCCCGGTCCTTCAAGGTTCCAAGTGGATTGCCACCAAGTGGTTTCGCGAGCGTGGTCAAGGACACGTGCACTATGACCGTCCGATTTAG
- the LOC135397133 gene encoding prolyl 4-hydroxylase subunit alpha-2-like, whose translation MAILQGKKKRRLNILLTLLASGYLCVFLDSFNMKYTFVTLFLSCFFADRGTAERYSAITDLVPLLATDNAIAIVVRRYINEESARIARLESYDVELARLDCNSTVVTDFLIVSRLSLAWVRTINLTTQETKVNAEGLLIDSSLAMPTIEDLDGSSTGLCRLIETYKLTVKQMTHLRTAGVREPTASDLIEVAEGCYAEGDLKNAALWFREALQVYDRSKDLMGLVIRRQDIVKDLAEALHTTGDVYMALEVVKEQLSVTPNNEDLQKMRHKYATERQKVNHTAAINDSFHNLCLQDDPQGSTKLYCKTTTNGGQAWLLLQPLKMEVVSVEPRIVVFHEFLSREECRTLRDLARPTLTRATVFTPTGHANSSDRIGKVSWFRDDADTVIQRTNRRISSATGLSLISAELFQIVNYGIGGHYVPHYDFTRERDMGCQCREEGERLATFLIYISKVTAGGATVFTGPRVAVRPQEGKAVFWYNLIPSSVNVTDIAAFGEARIGDVRLKHGACPVLEGSKWIATKWIRERAQGQVSYDSPK comes from the exons atggccattctccaagggaagaagaagaggaggttGAACATTCTACTGACATTGCTTGCATCGGGATATCTCTGCGTTTTTTTGGACTCGTTCAACATGAAGTACACTTTTGTAACGCTTTTCCTGTCATGTTTCTTCGCGGACAGAGGAACAGCTGAACGGTACAGTGCCATAACGGACCTGGTGCCGCTGCTCGCCACCGATAATGCCATTGCCATAGTTGTTCGGCGTTACATCAACGAAGAATCTGCTCGCATTGCTCGACTGGAATCGTACGACGTTGAGCTAGCCAGGCTAGACTGCAACAGTACCGTCGTGACAGACTTTTTGATCGTCAGCCGACTCTCGTTGGCTTGGGTTCGAACCATAAACCTGACGACGCAAGAAACTAAAGTGAACGCGGAAGGCTTATTGATAGACTCCAGTCTTGCAATGCCAACAATTGAAGACCTCGACGGATCATCCACAGGACTCTGCAGACTGATAGAAACGTACAAACTGACTGTTAAACAAATGACACATTTAAGAACAGCTGGAGTGCGGGAGCCAACAGCAAGTGATCTCATCGAGGTTGCAGAAGGCTGCTACGCTGAAGGCGATCTGAAGAACGCTGCCTTGTGGTTTCGAGAAGCATTGCAGGTCTACGACAGGAGCAAGGACCTCATGGGCCTTGTTATCCGTCGCCAAGACATAGTGAAAGACTTAGCGGAAGCATTACACACAACAGGTGACGTATACATGGCGTTGGAAGTTGTGAAGGAACAATTAAGTGTGACACCGAATAATGAAGACCTGCAGAAAATGCGACACAAGTATGCAACGGAACGTCAGAAGGTGAATCACACTGCAGCTATCAATGACTCGTTCCACAATCTATGCCTTCAAGATGATCCACAAGGCTCTACGAAGTTGTACTGCAAGACAACAACGAATGGTGGACAGGCGTGGCTGCTCCTACAGCCCCTGAAGATGGAAGTTGTCAGCGTGGAACCCAGGATTGTCGTCTTTCACGAGTTCCTGAGCCGGGAAGAATGTCGAACGCTTCGGGATTTGGCGAGACCAACGTTGACCCGAGCGACTGTTTTTACCCCGACAGGACATGCAAACTCCAGCGACCGCATTGGAAAG GTATCCTGGTTTAGAGATGACGCAGACACGGTTATCCAACGGACCAATCGGCGAATCTCTTCGGCCACAGGGTTGTCCCTCATTTCGGCAGAACTCTTCCAAATCGTCAACTACGGAATAGGCGGACATTATGTGCCTCACTACGACTTCACGAGGGAGCGTGATATGGGATGCCAGTGCCGTGAAGAAGGGGAGCGTCTGGCAACCTTTCTCATATACATCTCTAAGGTCACTGCAGGTGGCGCGACAGTGTTTACCGGGCCACGTGTAGCTGTCAGGCCGCAGGAAGGGAAGGCTGTCTTCTGGTACAATCTGATACCAAGTTCAGTGAATGTAACAGATATTGCAGCGTTCGGTGAGGCCCGTATTGGGGACGTCAGGCTGAAACACGGAGCCTGTCCCGTGCTTGAAGGATCCAAGTGGATTGCCACGAAGTGGATTCGCGAACGCGCTCAAGGACAGGTGTCATACGACAGCCCGAAGTAG
- the LOC135397134 gene encoding prolyl 4-hydroxylase subunit alpha-2-like: MASALTQSFAVLFLCLFTQESRTELFTAIVHLEPLLAADNSIAMIIRRYLDAEYTRLARLESYYAELALLESLHDTGGRTDFMVISRLSWTWLRNTNATTEETKVNADVIKVRDSLPMPTEEDLDGAAVGLCRLLTTYKLTVQQLVDLRTPGVRMPSVTEFLEVAERCFADYDPRNAALWFQQALEAYDKKNELFGFYIDRGDIVKDMAEALFTAGAPHTALQAVNEQLRRTPDDEDLLRMRDKCEKELRKETFCSPSSGDDDSFYKLCLRSERQSSPKFYCKTTTNNGQAWLLLQPLRMEIISVEPRILVFHDFLNPEECRTLRDLARPRLFRAHVYKGVNMSHFSGRIGKVSWFKDCEHQVIRRTLRRITAVTGLSLDSAEQLQILNYGVGGHYVSHYDFKQKGQMEDDRYKRDGNRLATWLIYLSDVTLGGATVFTRSRLTVEPKEGKAVFWYNLVPDPENATDVGRWGEVRTGDMRLEHGACPVLRGSKWIATKWFHERAQARLYYDRPD, from the exons ATGGCGAGCGCTCTCACACAATCATTCGCGGTACTTTTCTTATGCCTCTTCACGCAAGAATCGCGCACGGAGCTGTTTACCGCCATCGTGCACCTCGAACCTCTTCTCGCGGCCGATAATTCCATCGCCATGATCATCCGACGTTATCTCGATGCCGAATATACCCGGCTCGCTCGTCTCGAATCATACTATGCTGAATTAGCCCTACTAGAATCCCTCCACGACACCGGCGGCCGCACTGACTTTATGGTCATCAGCCGGCTTTCCTGGACTTGGCTTCGAAACACGAACGCCACCACAGAGGAAACCAAGGTCAATGCGGACGTCATCAAGGTTAGGGACAGCCTTCCAATGCCGACCGAGGAAGACCTTGACGGAGCAGCCGTGGGACTTTGCCGCTTGCTGACCACATACAAACTGACCGTTCAGCAACTAGTTGATCTAAGAACGCCAGGGGTCAGGATGCCGTCAGTCACCGAGTTCTTGGAGGTAGCGGAGCGTTGCTTTGCCGATTATGACCCTAGGAATGCAGCCTTGTGGTTCCAACAGGCACTGGAAGCCTACGACAAAAAGAATGAACTCTTTGGCTTTTACATCGACCGCGGGGACATAGTGAAAGACATGGCTGAGGCATTATTCACCGCAGGTGCGCCGCATACAGCGTTGCAAGCCGTTAATGAGCAGTTAAGGAGGACGCCAGATGACGAAGACTTGCTGAGAATGCGAGACAAGTGTGAGAAGGAACTGCGAAAAGAAACATTTTGTAGTCCCAGTTCTGGCGATGATGACTCATTTTACAAGTTGTGCCTTCGAAGTGAAAGGCAATCCTCTCCGAAATTTTATTGCAAGACCACAACAAATAATGGGCAAGCCTGGTTGCTTCTCCAACCTCTTAGGATGGAAATTATAAGCGTTGAGCCGAGAATCCTTGTATTTCACGACTTCCTGAATCCAGAAGAATGCCGAACCCTTCGAGATTTGGCGCGACCGAGATTGTTCCGCGCACATGTGTATAAAGGGGTAAACATGAGCCACTTCAGCGGTCGCATTGGGAAG GTATCCTGGTTTAAGGACTGCGAACACCAGGTCATTCGACGCACTCTTCGCCGAATTACCGCAGTTACGGGGTTGTCGCTTGACTCGGCTGAACAACTACAAATCCTCAACTACGGAGTAGGCGGTCACTACGTATCTCATTACGACTTTAAACAGAAAGGCCAAATGGAGGACGATAGATACAAGAGGGATGGGAATCGTCTGGCAACTTGGCTCATCTATCTTTCTGACGTCACCCTCGGAGGCGCCACTGTTTTCACAAGGTCGCGTCTAACTGTGGAGCCAAAAGAAGGGAAGGCAGTCTTCTGGTACAACCTTGTGCCTGATCCAGAAAATGCGACGGACGTCGGAAGATGGGGGGAGGTCCGTACCGGAGACATGAGACTGGAGCACGGGGCTTGCCCGGTTCTTCGGGGCTCCAAGTGGATCGCCACCAAGTGGTTTCATGAGCGTGCTCAAGCACGGCTGTATTATGATCGCCCGGATTAA